GTCCTCAGTGGTGGAGGACATCTTCTACATCTGTAGTGGTTGGATGCTGCAAGCGTGGCCAGCTCAGCTGCATTTTACACTTgagtcttcattttttttctcagttttctttaactttttaaGGTTTAAAGTCTAAACTGCCTGTGCTATTCCATTGTCAGAATGTaaggacagagaaaatattaatgtaattgCTATGCAtcacagaagttttatttttatctctttttctaaaaggagaatttaagctctggaaaaatgtgttctgtACATGGAGTAAACATTACAGATTTCACTTGATAATAttacagtaattaattttcattagaaaGTGGCACAAATTTGTACAAAAATGTAAGGTtcatgtaaaaggaaaatatgtaatCCTCGCTTTAGCAGCAGAAGAGTTGTCCATCTCAATAATAGGACTGTACTTGTAAAACTTTAACATACAAAAGTTTACTTGCCTGGTCAAAACCTGTATTGtatatgtatttctttattaagTGTTGCATCTGCTCTTTCTTATTACAAAAtctcagttgttttgtttttgagatTTTTGCAGGAGCATTGTAACAAAGCATGTATTTGCTTACTTTAGGGCATGACATTCACTTCCATGATAAAAAGATTGCTTTGCTGGAGGCTGGTCCCAGGAAAGAGTACAGTCACATGCCAGACAGTTACAGTAACAGGGTCAGTTCCATCTCCCCAGGATCAGCAACCCTCCTAAGCAGTAAGTATGattttgctgtttgcattttaaacatttatatttgaGCTGGCTTTGTTTAAGCAAAACCCTTTTGATCATGTGCTGCCTTTACCCTAACATCAATAGAATTATTTGCCTTTGTCTCTACAAGCTGGTTATGGTTATTAAATCCAAATTATCTTGATAACATGGATCTGAGTTCTGGTATCTTGGTCTGATTTGTTATTATGTAAGTATTTGTGACTTTAGGCTAGTGAGAGGTTGTAAGGTGCTCTTTACAGCACCTGCAGTGTTCAATTCATAAAAGCACCTTAGTGCTTTGTAGTCTGCTAACTCAGTCTTCAGTTGATGAGGATTAATTGTCACTTTATAGATATATTTGTCTTGGTTCCTtatggagaaagaaatgttCTATACAGTTATGGGTGtgcatttctgtgtctgttttatTAGCCAGTGGTGGAACAGTTAGAGTTGTCTTTTAGGTCAGAGGTTCATGGAGAGCTcttgtttctttcctgctggCTTGTGTTAACAGTAAAACAGTGTGATTCTGGAGCTGTGATAGCAGCTGTGATAGACTGAGGCAGACATGGCACTAGGGATGGTGCAAGCCAAGCCTGAGCATGGTCAGGGGAGGGTGGAGGAGAGTGTGGAGTGagcttcagttttgttttggtctcAGTGTCACATGTGAACCTGTATCTCCATGTATTCAtgtcctttttctgtttcaggctGTGGTGCCTGGGATCATGTCTGCAGCCTGAGACTCAAACCATTCCAGCGAATGCAGGTGCCTGACTTAGGACTGCAGACACACCACATGTCTGTCTACTCTGAATCTCAAAATTACTTACATCAATGATACGAAGGTTTTTCTTTCTATGGTAAAGGGCAGGTCATGCTTATGCTcatttctgtccctttttttgTGAGTAGCAGTCTGCTCAGTAGTACCTGTCCTTGGGGTCTTGACATTACAGGCTGAAAGGTGGATTCCTAATGGCAGCTGTAGATATTGAGGCATGGGTATTAGCCAGGAAATAATGGTGTATTGGTTTTGCTGCAATAGAGTTTCTTCTCTTCATGGTAGCTTGTATGGGACAGTGTTTCAGATTTGTGTTGAAAATTGTTGATAACAGAGGGATGTTTTAGCTATTGCTGAGTGGTGCTTACACAGTGCCAAGGCTGTCTCTGCTTCTCACACTGCCCTGCGAGTgagcaggctgggggtgcacaagaaGATGGGAGGGTACACAGGGTACACTGACTCATAATCCATACCATATGGTGtcatgctcagcaataaaagttcaggaaaagaagaaggaaagatggGAAGTTTGGAGTGATGGCGTTTGTCTTCCCAATTAACCATTGTGCttgatggggccctgctctcctggagatggctaAACACCTGCTTGCCCTTGGGAAGCAGTGATTTAATtccttggtttgctttgcttgcacatgtggcttttgcttttcctattgTAATGCATTTACCTCCAGCAATGAGTTCTGTACTTTCATCCTTCCAGTTTTGTTCCTCATCCCAGTGCGTGGGAGTAAGGAAGCAGCTGcatggggctgagctgcctgctggggTTAACCCACAGCAAGGCTGTAGGGTAACTTTATATGTCAATTATGTAACAGAAAAGTAGGGATAGAAAACTTGacttggaattatttttgaGCTTAAGTTAAACCATTTAATGAAATTAGTTATTTGGTGCACTTTAGTAGCTGGAAATGGAGAGTAATCCAGGATGTTTCCTCTAGTTCTGTATTTCTGGATGACTGTGTCTTTTTGCTGTTAAGTCCCTGAAATGGACTTCTTTATCACATAGCTTCAtgtgatgtattttttctttgtaggtGTGGGATGCTTGTTCAGAAGCCATGATCGTTTTTGAGAAAGATGACTTAGATGACATGGGTTACATAGTGGAGAATGATGTCATTATGTCTGCTCTCACAAAACAGTTAGATGCAGTAGCAGGTAGTGCACAACTTCTTCAATGCTTTATTTCCTGCAGATAGCTTTCAGTTACTTGCCTTCTATTGTGCGTACTAAGTCTTTAGAGGCAGAAATTCATCTAACAAGTAACTCTTGAGAAATGGGCAGCTTTTGGAattgggaagggagggagaaatcTGACTTCCAAAGGctacagagcaggaaaagcacttGCATATGTAGTTCTCCAGAATACAGTCTCTCCAAAACTGGACTTAATTAAAAGATCTGTAGCTCCTTGTCCAGAGCAGGCCTTGCAGTGACAAGGGGTTATCTATATCTGTTCTTTTGGGGTGCCTTGAGAATTGCAGGGTGAGCTCCAAGGGTGCTGTTAAGACACGCGTGGCCGTGGCTGTTGTAGCGAcgtttcctttttttcctgtccatATCCTGCTTTGACCCTGGTACTCTGTGTTCCCATCAGAGCGGGTGGAGGTGTTCTACAGGAGCAAAGCAGTTGGGTACACCTGGCCccttccttcccacagctgtggCACAAGTCCTTGGGTCCAAGTTGAGTTAGCTGATGGACGTAGACTTCAGACCAAGCTGCTGGTAACTAAACTCTGTATTTCTGTTGATAAGGTGTCATCTCTAACCTAAGTCCTTTCCACTGGGTTTGGTTCTGATTCCATGTGTGCCACTCCACCCATGTGGAGTGCTAGAGTGAGGTGAGTGGCTAACCCTGTCAGAGAGGGTGTGGGACACACTGGGCATGGCCTTCTCTGTGCCTGGTGCAAGGAGATGCTGCTGAATTCAAGAGGAGCAGAAGGGGCCACctcttctggttttggttttttttttttcttcctgaatgaACAGACAATATATATAGATGCAGGCTGAGGATTTTAGAGTGAAATATTAGCTCCAATTCTTTCTaggagctcagcagctcaaAGTTGCTTTGCATCTCTTTGTTTTACAGATTGGTGCGGATGGCCATAACTCCATGGTCCGGAAGGAAGCTGAAATTAAGAACATTGAACATCAGTATGACCAGTCAGCTGTGGTGGCAACTCTCTATTTATCTGAGGTAAAATTCTGTTAAACTGACTCTTCATAAGCAGTAGAACATAAGAGGGTGATCTGGCTGTCCACTGGCTTCTTTCCACTGTAGGCCACAAACAACAATGTAGCATGGCAGCGGTTCCTTCCCACCGGGCCAATTGCGCTTCTTCCGGTAAggtgtctgtatttttttaatgtttttaaaaatttttgtggTCTAATAACTTTATTTCTGTCCATGCCTTTCTGTGTTGGTTCTGTCTCTTAAGAAATTGCTTATCTGCCTTTTACTCTTCATTTGTtgcatttttcccctcctgctgtcTCACTTTCACCTTGGCATTTCCCCATGTACTTGGAACCAACTTGTAACAAGTTGGGCTGGAACTGTAATTTTCAGAAGGATTGGTGTGAGGCAAGGGCAGTGGGGAAATCTTTgcactgaatatttttgtttctttttctcttgataTTTTCCCTTGACATTCTCTTAAACTAGCTATCTGACACTGCCAGCTCTCTGGTCTGGTCTACGTCTCATGACCATGCAGCAGAACTTCTCGCTATGGATGAGGAAAGCTTTGTGGATAGCATCAACTCTGCCTTTGTGAGTATCAGCCTCCTGACAGGGAAAAGGCTTTAAGAAATAGAACAGAATCCTGTAGCTTAAACAACAGTAATGGGAGAGGTGGATTTTGAAGTTCCTTCCTCTGGTGAGAATGATATTAAAGAGGCACTTAGCAAATAAAAGATGACCCCTTGGGACTAAATTAGGTTAGTTCTGAAAGTCACAGAAGTTAACCTAAATTTCCAAAAGGTAGGAAGAGTAGGCTCATCTTAGTTGGAAATTTGTATGTCCTAAAATGGTGAAGATAGTTTTTTCTATCGTATAGTTTTGTCCAAGTGgttaaaattcagtatttggAGCTTGCATATTTTTTCAGCTGGGTTCTTTTATGGGTCTAGTTTGAGTCAACTTACAAAGATTTCTTTGTTCCAGTGGAGCAACATAAACCACTCTGACTTCATTGACACTGCTGGGGCCATGTTCCGTTCTGCCATTTCACTCCTGAAGCCCTCAGGGACTGCAGTCCGTCAGCTGCCCCCAAGCGTTGCTAAAGTAGATCCAGAGAGCCGAGCCATGTTCCCTCTGGGAATGGGGCACGCGACAGAGTACGTCCAGCACCGCGTGGCTCTTATCGGGTAAGGTCCTCAGTGGCAGCCCTTGGCTGGGCAGGTGGCACATGGTTAGAAATGACGTGAGGATAGCAACTCCCAGTCAGCAAATTAGATGTTAGAAATAATATATTGTTTCAGTTTGACTTTACCCAGCTCCAGTTTGTTCTGTGTGCTCTCATGTCCTTTTGTATGAGTAACTTTCTGCCCATTATCTGTGCTTTCTGTGTAAATTGAAAGataattatttcccttttctggtTTGCACAGTCCAGTGAAACAATCCAGTGTCTCATGCTGGATCTGTACTTCCCCTTACATTGTACCAGCCATTCTGTGCACCAGCTTGAATTTTAAACTCACCTTTCTTGAACACAAATGACAAAAGTTACTCCATGTGGGACATCAGAGACTTTTGTATGGTGGCCTattcaaacaggaaaataccTAATTTCTTATAGTCTGCCACATGTGCTTTCttctctgccccagctgcagtATGGTGGTAGCTTTTAGTAATTCTTGGATGCTGTGCTACACTTCTGTGTGGTACACTTTTCACCTTTCCAACCTGTGAACCACTCTATGCTTGAGAGCACGCTGTCCTTTATAGCTTGGTGAAGCACATGATCTTGCATTTCGTGTCAAAACTTAATTTAATATCTCTAACTTTGTGACTCCGATATCAATGTTTGTCTTTGAGCTTTAGAGATAAATCCATTTGTAGAAGAACCCAATTTGATTTCTATTCAATGATAATCCCACCTCTCCTTTATACTCATGATGTCTCTCCACTTTGTGTTTGTGCAATGTTCATTAACAGAGCTCCTGTTGTGCTGAGGTCACTTACAAAAACATAAAGGCCTGTTCCACACGTGATCTGAGAGGACTTTGGCTAGTCActtctttataatttttcctttcagaccTGCTTTTTGTTACCTCCCCTTTGTCTTGCTTCTTACAACTGGAGAGGCAGTCAGGTAGTTCAGCATAGCATGCAAGGAGGTACTGGATAAAGCGCATGTGCTGCTCTAAGGTGGTTCATTGCAAAGAGGTGAGGAGTGCTACACTGATCCCTTCTGGGGTATGTCAGCTGCTGTGGCTTTCTTCAAGAAGGGGAATAAATTTGTCTTCTCTTGCTCCAGGGATGCAGCACACAGAGTCCACCCACTTGCAGGACAAGGAGTGAACCTGGGCTTTGGTGATATTGCATGTTTAGCTCATCACCTCAGTGCAGCGGCCTTCAACGGGAGCGATCTGGGTAAGGGTCCAAGCCAACACAGTGGCAGTAACAGGATTACTCTTCCAGGCCTTTGCTGCAGTACTTCTGGTTAAATGTGTTAATGTCTTGTGTTTGAAAGCTTTATTGAAGCAAAGTTCTGATGTCCATTGGCTGTGGAGCAGTTCACGATTCTTGGATACAGTTTCCATCCCAAAAATCttaaagctgctttaaaaaagataaagctCTGCAGGATGGCAGAGAGTGGTGACATGAAGAGCAATAGCTGGTGTTCTTTCAGTTGCCAGAGGAAACTGCTCTATAGATAAGATGCACAATTGTTTGTGACACATCAAGTGTGATAGAAGTATTCAATTATCTCTTCCAGGCTCCTTAAAACATCTTCTCAAGTTTGAAACAGAACGACAGAGGCATAATGTCTCCTTGATAGCTGCTACTGATGTGCTAAAAAGGCTGTACTCTACCACACTGGTTCCTCTGGTGTTGCTGAGGACATGGGGATTGCAAGCAACAAATGCCCTGCCTCCTGTCAAAGTAAGGATCTCCCTTCAGTGAGAGCTACAGGAATTGTCCAAAACTATTCATGAAATATGCACAACATGTAAAgatctttgtttgtttgtttgttttaaatgaaacatttttgacTGGAAAATACTAGTTTAAACTGGGGGATTTGTATCCTTAACGTGCTTGAGGACTTCCTAAATAACTGATGGCTCACTGGTGACGtttatgggttttttcctgcagcacaaGGGAATATAAAATATCTAAGTATCTTAAGTTCTGTATCAGCAATTGGGAGTTAGAGGTCATCAGAAGTCTTAGACTTTATTTTACTATGGAATTAAAATGTCAAACCTTGAATTGTATTCCAGCAATGCACAGAAAAAACAGGCCTGT
This sequence is a window from Parus major isolate Abel chromosome 5, Parus_major1.1, whole genome shotgun sequence. Protein-coding genes within it:
- the COQ6 gene encoding ubiquinone biosynthesis monooxygenase COQ6, mitochondrial, which translates into the protein MAALRGLRAALPARLRAGPRAPLRSTASATPLYDVVVSGGGMVGSAMAAVLGHDIHFHDKKIALLEAGPRKEYSHMPDSYSNRVSSISPGSATLLSSCGAWDHVCSLRLKPFQRMQVWDACSEAMIVFEKDDLDDMGYIVENDVIMSALTKQLDAVAERVEVFYRSKAVGYTWPLPSHSCGTSPWVQVELADGRRLQTKLLIGADGHNSMVRKEAEIKNIEHQYDQSAVVATLYLSEATNNNVAWQRFLPTGPIALLPLSDTASSLVWSTSHDHAAELLAMDEESFVDSINSAFWSNINHSDFIDTAGAMFRSAISLLKPSGTAVRQLPPSVAKVDPESRAMFPLGMGHATEYVQHRVALIGDAAHRVHPLAGQGVNLGFGDIACLAHHLSAAAFNGSDLGSLKHLLKFETERQRHNVSLIAATDVLKRLYSTTLVPLVLLRTWGLQATNALPPVKEQIMAFASK